From the genome of Excalfactoria chinensis isolate bCotChi1 chromosome 12, bCotChi1.hap2, whole genome shotgun sequence, one region includes:
- the LOC140257613 gene encoding contactin-3-like isoform X3 — protein sequence MLLLWKQLLLVSLVGCLGADPESSRTKMRSTVSVREGQGVVLLCGTPPRAGELSFAWIFNEYPSFVQEDSRRFVSQETGHLYIAKVEPSDVGNYTCVVTSTVTNSQVLGSPTPLVLRTDGVMGEYEPKIEVQFPETLPAAKGSTVKLECFALGNPVPQINWRRTDGLPFPSKIKLRKSNGMIEIPNFQQEDAGLYECITENSRGKNIARGRLTYYAKPHWIQMIKDTEIAVEDTLYWDCRASGKPKPSYRWLKNGDQLSVEGRIQIENGALTISNLNLTDSGRYQCIAENKHGVIYSSAELRVVASAPDFSKNPMKKTIQVQIGSTVDFECKPKASPKARCSWKKGGEQLHENERITLLKDGGLRVTNVTKADAGSYTCVATNQFGTASGTTNLVVTEPTRIILAPSNMDVTVGESVILPCQVQHDPILDISFTWYFNGTLTDFKKDASHFEKVGGSASGDLMIRNIQLKHSGKYVCMVKTEVDSVASAADLIVRGSPGPPERVRVDEITDTTAQISWQEGTDNHSPVTAYTVQARTPFSVGWQRVTTVPDVIDGNTFTTTVVDLNPWVEYEFRVVASNKIGGGEPSLPSEKVRTEEAVPEIPPAEVSGGGGSRSELVITWDPIPEELQNGEGFGYVVAFRPFGTTTWIQTVVTSPDTPRYVFRNESILPFSPYEVKVGVYNNKGEGPFSSITTVFSAEEEPTVAPSGVSVTSLSSSVIEVSWKAIPWKMSSGRLLGYEVRYWNNGGKEESSNRVKAAGNETSIRITGLKSNLAYYTAVRAYNSAGAGPFSATVNATTKKTPPSQPPGNVVWNVTDSRVILNWEEVRAMENESEVTGYKVLYRTSGQNNVNVLNTDKTTAELLLQFNEDYIIEVKATTEGGDGTSSDQILIPRLASMDARGSGPSTLNIFSLSSILPTVFSFSLNSVL from the exons AGTTGTCATTTGCTTGGATCTTCAATGAGTATCCATCGTTTGTCCAAGAGGACAGCCGGCGATTCGTGTCTCAGGAGACTGGCCACCTCTACATTGCTAAGGTGGAGCCTTCAGATGTGGGAAATTACACCTGTGTCGTAACTAGCACTGTGACAAACAGCCAGGTCCTTGGGTCACCAACCCCTCTTGTGCTGCGCACTGACG GTGTGATGGGAGAATATGAACCCAAAATAGAAGTTCAGTTTCCTGAGACGCTTCCTGCAGCGAAAGGCTCAACTGTGAAACTGGAATGCTTTGCACTAGGAAA cCCCGTGCCTCAGATTAACTGGAGAAGAACTGACGGTCTGCCATTTCCAAGCAAAATAAAGCTAAGGAAGTCAAATGGCATGATTGAAATACCTAATTTCCAGCAGGAGGATGCAGGACTGTATGAATGTATTACTGAAAactcaagaggaaaaaacattgCAAGAGGACGTCTCACTTACTACG CAAAACCGCACTGGATCCAGATGATAAAAGATACTGAAATTGCTGTAGAGGATACCTTATACTGGGATTGCAGAGCAAGTGGCAAGCCGAAACCGTCATATAGGTGGCTGAAGAATGGAGACCAACTGTCAGTAGAG GGAAGGATCCAGATTGAAAATGGCGCACTCACAATATCGAATCTAAATCTGACAGATTCTGGCAGATATCAGTGCATAGCTGAAAATAAACATGGTGTCATCTATTCGAGTGCAGAGCTCAGGGTTGTAG CTTCTGCTCCAGATTTTTCCAAGAACCCAATGAAGAAAACGATTCAGGTTCAGATCGGCAGCACAGTTGATTTTGAATGCAAACCAAAAGCTTCCCCCAAGGCCAGATGTTCCTGGAAGAAGGGAGGTGAGCAGCTACACGAAAATGAAAG aaTCACATTATTAAAGGATGGAGGACTAAGAGTAACCAATGTGACCAAAGCTGATGCTGGAAGCTACACTTGTGTGGCAACAAACCAGTTTGGAACAGCCAGCGGGACAACAAATTTAGTAGTTACAG AGCCAACAAGGATCATTTTGGCACCTTCGAACATGGATGTCACTGTTGGAGAAAGCGTCATCTTGCCTTGCCAGGTTCAGCACGATCCTATACTGGACATCAGCTTCACATGGTATTTCAATGGGACACTCACCGACTTCAAGAAAGATGCCTCTCATTTTGAGAAGGTTGGGGGG AGTGCATCAGGAGATTTGATGATTAGAAACATCCAGCTGAAACACAGTGGAAAATACGTTTGTATGGTGAAAACAGAAGTAGACAGCGTGGCATCTGCAGCTGACCTTATAGTACGAG GCTCACCTGGGCCCCCTGAACGTGTGAGAGTGGATGAGATAACTGATACTACAGCTCAGATCTCCTGGCAAGAAGGCACAGATAATCACAGCCCAGTGACCGCTTACACCGTGCAAGCAAGAACACCTTTTTCAGTTGGCTGGCAGCGAGTTACCACAg TTCCAGATGTGATTGATGGAAATACATTCACAACCACAGTGGTGGATTTAAATCCTTGGGTTGAATACGAATTTCGTGTAGTTGCCAGTAACAAAATAGGAGGTGGAGAACCTAGTTTACCCTCAGAAAAAGTAAGAACTGAAGAGGCAG ttCCTGAAATTCCCCCCGCTGAAGTCAGTGGGGGAGGCGGCAGCAGGTCTGAACTGGTCATAACATGGGAT CCCATCCCTGAGGAGTTACAGAATGGAGAAGGATTTGGATATGTGGTCGCTTTTCGCCCCTTTGGCACCACAACGTGGATACAGACTGTAGTCACCTCTCCTGACACACCCAGATATGTCTTTAGGAATGAAAGCATCTTGCCGTTTTCACCATACGAAGTCAAAGTTGGTGTCTATAACAATAAAGGAGAAGGGCCTTTCAGTTCAATAACCActgttttttcagctgaagaag AGCCTACCGTTGCCCCCTCTGGTGTGTCTGTGACAAGCCTGTCCTCCTCTGTCATCGAAGTCTCCTGGAAAGCCATTCCCTGGAAGATGAGTAGTGGAAGGCTACTGGGTTATGAG gttaggtactggaataatggaggaaaagaagaatcttCAAACAGAGTTAAAGCTGCTGGGAATGAAACATCAATAAGAATAACAGGTTTGAAGAGCAATTTAGCATACTACACAGCTGTCCGTGCCTACaacagtgctggagcaggtccatTCAGTGCCACAGTGAATGCTACCACAAAAAAGACAC CACCCAGCCAACCACCAGGAAACGTTGTGTGGAACGTTACTGACTCCAGAGTAATCCTCAACTGGGAAGAAGTGAGAGCCATGGAGAACGAGTCTGAGGTGACTGGGTATAAG GTTCTGTACAGGACGAGCGGTCAGAACAACGTGAATGTGCTGAACACAGACAAAACAACAGCTGAACTTCTGCTCCAGTTTAATGAAGATTACATTATAGAAGTAAAAGCAACAACTGAAGGTGGAGATGGCACTAGCAGTGATCAGATCCTGATTCCCAGATTAGCCA GTATGGATGCAAGAGGCTCTGGTCCATCAACCTTGAATATCTTCAGTCTATCCAGCATCTTACCaacagtgttttccttctctcttaaTTCAGTGTTGTGA
- the LOC140257613 gene encoding contactin-3-like isoform X4, translated as MLLLWKQLLLVSLVGCLGDPESSRTKMRSTVSVREGQGVVLLCGTPPRAGELSFAWIFNEYPSFVQEDSRRFVSQETGHLYIAKVEPSDVGNYTCVVTSTVTNSQVLGSPTPLVLRTDGVMGEYEPKIEVQFPETLPAAKGSTVKLECFALGNPVPQINWRRTDGLPFPSKIKLRKSNGMIEIPNFQQEDAGLYECITENSRGKNIARGRLTYYAKPHWIQMIKDTEIAVEDTLYWDCRASGKPKPSYRWLKNGDQLSVEGRIQIENGALTISNLNLTDSGRYQCIAENKHGVIYSSAELRVVASAPDFSKNPMKKTIQVQIGSTVDFECKPKASPKARCSWKKGGEQLHENERITLLKDGGLRVTNVTKADAGSYTCVATNQFGTASGTTNLVVTEPTRIILAPSNMDVTVGESVILPCQVQHDPILDISFTWYFNGTLTDFKKDASHFEKVGGSASGDLMIRNIQLKHSGKYVCMVKTEVDSVASAADLIVRGSPGPPERVRVDEITDTTAQISWQEGTDNHSPVTAYTVQARTPFSVGWQRVTTVPDVIDGNTFTTTVVDLNPWVEYEFRVVASNKIGGGEPSLPSEKVRTEEAVPEIPPAEVSGGGGSRSELVITWDPIPEELQNGEGFGYVVAFRPFGTTTWIQTVVTSPDTPRYVFRNESILPFSPYEVKVGVYNNKGEGPFSSITTVFSAEEEPTVAPSGVSVTSLSSSVIEVSWKAIPWKMSSGRLLGYEVRYWNNGGKEESSNRVKAAGNETSIRITGLKSNLAYYTAVRAYNSAGAGPFSATVNATTKKTPPSQPPGNVVWNVTDSRVILNWEEVRAMENESEVTGYKVLYRTSGQNNVNVLNTDKTTAELLLQFNEDYIIEVKATTEGGDGTSSDQILIPRLASMDARGSGPSTLNIFSLSSILPTVFSFSLNSVL; from the exons AGTTGTCATTTGCTTGGATCTTCAATGAGTATCCATCGTTTGTCCAAGAGGACAGCCGGCGATTCGTGTCTCAGGAGACTGGCCACCTCTACATTGCTAAGGTGGAGCCTTCAGATGTGGGAAATTACACCTGTGTCGTAACTAGCACTGTGACAAACAGCCAGGTCCTTGGGTCACCAACCCCTCTTGTGCTGCGCACTGACG GTGTGATGGGAGAATATGAACCCAAAATAGAAGTTCAGTTTCCTGAGACGCTTCCTGCAGCGAAAGGCTCAACTGTGAAACTGGAATGCTTTGCACTAGGAAA cCCCGTGCCTCAGATTAACTGGAGAAGAACTGACGGTCTGCCATTTCCAAGCAAAATAAAGCTAAGGAAGTCAAATGGCATGATTGAAATACCTAATTTCCAGCAGGAGGATGCAGGACTGTATGAATGTATTACTGAAAactcaagaggaaaaaacattgCAAGAGGACGTCTCACTTACTACG CAAAACCGCACTGGATCCAGATGATAAAAGATACTGAAATTGCTGTAGAGGATACCTTATACTGGGATTGCAGAGCAAGTGGCAAGCCGAAACCGTCATATAGGTGGCTGAAGAATGGAGACCAACTGTCAGTAGAG GGAAGGATCCAGATTGAAAATGGCGCACTCACAATATCGAATCTAAATCTGACAGATTCTGGCAGATATCAGTGCATAGCTGAAAATAAACATGGTGTCATCTATTCGAGTGCAGAGCTCAGGGTTGTAG CTTCTGCTCCAGATTTTTCCAAGAACCCAATGAAGAAAACGATTCAGGTTCAGATCGGCAGCACAGTTGATTTTGAATGCAAACCAAAAGCTTCCCCCAAGGCCAGATGTTCCTGGAAGAAGGGAGGTGAGCAGCTACACGAAAATGAAAG aaTCACATTATTAAAGGATGGAGGACTAAGAGTAACCAATGTGACCAAAGCTGATGCTGGAAGCTACACTTGTGTGGCAACAAACCAGTTTGGAACAGCCAGCGGGACAACAAATTTAGTAGTTACAG AGCCAACAAGGATCATTTTGGCACCTTCGAACATGGATGTCACTGTTGGAGAAAGCGTCATCTTGCCTTGCCAGGTTCAGCACGATCCTATACTGGACATCAGCTTCACATGGTATTTCAATGGGACACTCACCGACTTCAAGAAAGATGCCTCTCATTTTGAGAAGGTTGGGGGG AGTGCATCAGGAGATTTGATGATTAGAAACATCCAGCTGAAACACAGTGGAAAATACGTTTGTATGGTGAAAACAGAAGTAGACAGCGTGGCATCTGCAGCTGACCTTATAGTACGAG GCTCACCTGGGCCCCCTGAACGTGTGAGAGTGGATGAGATAACTGATACTACAGCTCAGATCTCCTGGCAAGAAGGCACAGATAATCACAGCCCAGTGACCGCTTACACCGTGCAAGCAAGAACACCTTTTTCAGTTGGCTGGCAGCGAGTTACCACAg TTCCAGATGTGATTGATGGAAATACATTCACAACCACAGTGGTGGATTTAAATCCTTGGGTTGAATACGAATTTCGTGTAGTTGCCAGTAACAAAATAGGAGGTGGAGAACCTAGTTTACCCTCAGAAAAAGTAAGAACTGAAGAGGCAG ttCCTGAAATTCCCCCCGCTGAAGTCAGTGGGGGAGGCGGCAGCAGGTCTGAACTGGTCATAACATGGGAT CCCATCCCTGAGGAGTTACAGAATGGAGAAGGATTTGGATATGTGGTCGCTTTTCGCCCCTTTGGCACCACAACGTGGATACAGACTGTAGTCACCTCTCCTGACACACCCAGATATGTCTTTAGGAATGAAAGCATCTTGCCGTTTTCACCATACGAAGTCAAAGTTGGTGTCTATAACAATAAAGGAGAAGGGCCTTTCAGTTCAATAACCActgttttttcagctgaagaag AGCCTACCGTTGCCCCCTCTGGTGTGTCTGTGACAAGCCTGTCCTCCTCTGTCATCGAAGTCTCCTGGAAAGCCATTCCCTGGAAGATGAGTAGTGGAAGGCTACTGGGTTATGAG gttaggtactggaataatggaggaaaagaagaatcttCAAACAGAGTTAAAGCTGCTGGGAATGAAACATCAATAAGAATAACAGGTTTGAAGAGCAATTTAGCATACTACACAGCTGTCCGTGCCTACaacagtgctggagcaggtccatTCAGTGCCACAGTGAATGCTACCACAAAAAAGACAC CACCCAGCCAACCACCAGGAAACGTTGTGTGGAACGTTACTGACTCCAGAGTAATCCTCAACTGGGAAGAAGTGAGAGCCATGGAGAACGAGTCTGAGGTGACTGGGTATAAG GTTCTGTACAGGACGAGCGGTCAGAACAACGTGAATGTGCTGAACACAGACAAAACAACAGCTGAACTTCTGCTCCAGTTTAATGAAGATTACATTATAGAAGTAAAAGCAACAACTGAAGGTGGAGATGGCACTAGCAGTGATCAGATCCTGATTCCCAGATTAGCCA GTATGGATGCAAGAGGCTCTGGTCCATCAACCTTGAATATCTTCAGTCTATCCAGCATCTTACCaacagtgttttccttctctcttaaTTCAGTGTTGTGA
- the LOC140257613 gene encoding contactin-3-like isoform X5, with protein sequence MGARSMKRLLTYWTLSVFNPESSRTKMRSTVSVREGQGVVLLCGTPPRAGELSFAWIFNEYPSFVQEDSRRFVSQETGHLYIAKVEPSDVGNYTCVVTSTVTNSQVLGSPTPLVLRTDGVMGEYEPKIEVQFPETLPAAKGSTVKLECFALGNPVPQINWRRTDGLPFPSKIKLRKSNGMIEIPNFQQEDAGLYECITENSRGKNIARGRLTYYAKPHWIQMIKDTEIAVEDTLYWDCRASGKPKPSYRWLKNGDQLSVEGRIQIENGALTISNLNLTDSGRYQCIAENKHGVIYSSAELRVVASAPDFSKNPMKKTIQVQIGSTVDFECKPKASPKARCSWKKGGEQLHENERITLLKDGGLRVTNVTKADAGSYTCVATNQFGTASGTTNLVVTEPTRIILAPSNMDVTVGESVILPCQVQHDPILDISFTWYFNGTLTDFKKDASHFEKVGGSASGDLMIRNIQLKHSGKYVCMVKTEVDSVASAADLIVRGSPGPPERVRVDEITDTTAQISWQEGTDNHSPVTAYTVQARTPFSVGWQRVTTVPDVIDGNTFTTTVVDLNPWVEYEFRVVASNKIGGGEPSLPSEKVRTEEAVPEIPPAEVSGGGGSRSELVITWDPIPEELQNGEGFGYVVAFRPFGTTTWIQTVVTSPDTPRYVFRNESILPFSPYEVKVGVYNNKGEGPFSSITTVFSAEEEPTVAPSGVSVTSLSSSVIEVSWKAIPWKMSSGRLLGYEVRYWNNGGKEESSNRVKAAGNETSIRITGLKSNLAYYTAVRAYNSAGAGPFSATVNATTKKTPPSQPPGNVVWNVTDSRVILNWEEVRAMENESEVTGYKVLYRTSGQNNVNVLNTDKTTAELLLQFNEDYIIEVKATTEGGDGTSSDQILIPRLASMDARGSGPSTLNIFSLSSILPTVFSFSLNSVL encoded by the exons AGTTGTCATTTGCTTGGATCTTCAATGAGTATCCATCGTTTGTCCAAGAGGACAGCCGGCGATTCGTGTCTCAGGAGACTGGCCACCTCTACATTGCTAAGGTGGAGCCTTCAGATGTGGGAAATTACACCTGTGTCGTAACTAGCACTGTGACAAACAGCCAGGTCCTTGGGTCACCAACCCCTCTTGTGCTGCGCACTGACG GTGTGATGGGAGAATATGAACCCAAAATAGAAGTTCAGTTTCCTGAGACGCTTCCTGCAGCGAAAGGCTCAACTGTGAAACTGGAATGCTTTGCACTAGGAAA cCCCGTGCCTCAGATTAACTGGAGAAGAACTGACGGTCTGCCATTTCCAAGCAAAATAAAGCTAAGGAAGTCAAATGGCATGATTGAAATACCTAATTTCCAGCAGGAGGATGCAGGACTGTATGAATGTATTACTGAAAactcaagaggaaaaaacattgCAAGAGGACGTCTCACTTACTACG CAAAACCGCACTGGATCCAGATGATAAAAGATACTGAAATTGCTGTAGAGGATACCTTATACTGGGATTGCAGAGCAAGTGGCAAGCCGAAACCGTCATATAGGTGGCTGAAGAATGGAGACCAACTGTCAGTAGAG GGAAGGATCCAGATTGAAAATGGCGCACTCACAATATCGAATCTAAATCTGACAGATTCTGGCAGATATCAGTGCATAGCTGAAAATAAACATGGTGTCATCTATTCGAGTGCAGAGCTCAGGGTTGTAG CTTCTGCTCCAGATTTTTCCAAGAACCCAATGAAGAAAACGATTCAGGTTCAGATCGGCAGCACAGTTGATTTTGAATGCAAACCAAAAGCTTCCCCCAAGGCCAGATGTTCCTGGAAGAAGGGAGGTGAGCAGCTACACGAAAATGAAAG aaTCACATTATTAAAGGATGGAGGACTAAGAGTAACCAATGTGACCAAAGCTGATGCTGGAAGCTACACTTGTGTGGCAACAAACCAGTTTGGAACAGCCAGCGGGACAACAAATTTAGTAGTTACAG AGCCAACAAGGATCATTTTGGCACCTTCGAACATGGATGTCACTGTTGGAGAAAGCGTCATCTTGCCTTGCCAGGTTCAGCACGATCCTATACTGGACATCAGCTTCACATGGTATTTCAATGGGACACTCACCGACTTCAAGAAAGATGCCTCTCATTTTGAGAAGGTTGGGGGG AGTGCATCAGGAGATTTGATGATTAGAAACATCCAGCTGAAACACAGTGGAAAATACGTTTGTATGGTGAAAACAGAAGTAGACAGCGTGGCATCTGCAGCTGACCTTATAGTACGAG GCTCACCTGGGCCCCCTGAACGTGTGAGAGTGGATGAGATAACTGATACTACAGCTCAGATCTCCTGGCAAGAAGGCACAGATAATCACAGCCCAGTGACCGCTTACACCGTGCAAGCAAGAACACCTTTTTCAGTTGGCTGGCAGCGAGTTACCACAg TTCCAGATGTGATTGATGGAAATACATTCACAACCACAGTGGTGGATTTAAATCCTTGGGTTGAATACGAATTTCGTGTAGTTGCCAGTAACAAAATAGGAGGTGGAGAACCTAGTTTACCCTCAGAAAAAGTAAGAACTGAAGAGGCAG ttCCTGAAATTCCCCCCGCTGAAGTCAGTGGGGGAGGCGGCAGCAGGTCTGAACTGGTCATAACATGGGAT CCCATCCCTGAGGAGTTACAGAATGGAGAAGGATTTGGATATGTGGTCGCTTTTCGCCCCTTTGGCACCACAACGTGGATACAGACTGTAGTCACCTCTCCTGACACACCCAGATATGTCTTTAGGAATGAAAGCATCTTGCCGTTTTCACCATACGAAGTCAAAGTTGGTGTCTATAACAATAAAGGAGAAGGGCCTTTCAGTTCAATAACCActgttttttcagctgaagaag AGCCTACCGTTGCCCCCTCTGGTGTGTCTGTGACAAGCCTGTCCTCCTCTGTCATCGAAGTCTCCTGGAAAGCCATTCCCTGGAAGATGAGTAGTGGAAGGCTACTGGGTTATGAG gttaggtactggaataatggaggaaaagaagaatcttCAAACAGAGTTAAAGCTGCTGGGAATGAAACATCAATAAGAATAACAGGTTTGAAGAGCAATTTAGCATACTACACAGCTGTCCGTGCCTACaacagtgctggagcaggtccatTCAGTGCCACAGTGAATGCTACCACAAAAAAGACAC CACCCAGCCAACCACCAGGAAACGTTGTGTGGAACGTTACTGACTCCAGAGTAATCCTCAACTGGGAAGAAGTGAGAGCCATGGAGAACGAGTCTGAGGTGACTGGGTATAAG GTTCTGTACAGGACGAGCGGTCAGAACAACGTGAATGTGCTGAACACAGACAAAACAACAGCTGAACTTCTGCTCCAGTTTAATGAAGATTACATTATAGAAGTAAAAGCAACAACTGAAGGTGGAGATGGCACTAGCAGTGATCAGATCCTGATTCCCAGATTAGCCA GTATGGATGCAAGAGGCTCTGGTCCATCAACCTTGAATATCTTCAGTCTATCCAGCATCTTACCaacagtgttttccttctctcttaaTTCAGTGTTGTGA